In the genome of Sebastes umbrosus isolate fSebUmb1 chromosome 14, fSebUmb1.pri, whole genome shotgun sequence, one region contains:
- the sgsm3 gene encoding small G protein signaling modulator 3, with product MSGTYTPAPGGPFSALTPSMWPQDILAKYHQKESSEQPEHQYDEFGFRVDSEDDGKPRSWLGSEGSPQREDPQQRLRWQAHLEFTHNHTVGDLTWELIDPVLSRSERLRSLVLGGIPHSMRPQLWMRLAGALQKKRTSEISYREIIKNSSNDDTSSAKQIEKDLLRTMPTNACFCNMTSVGVPRLRRVLKGLAWLYPDIGYCQGTGMVVSCLLLFLEEEDVLWMMCALIEDLLPPSYFSSTLLGVQTDQRVLRQLIVQYLPALDRLLQEHDIELSLITLHWFLTSFASVVDIRLLLRIWDLLFYQGSLVLFQVTLGMLKIKEDELVSSENSASIFNTLSDLPSQLRDGPAVLGEAMRLAGTLSQETLEAHRHKHLAYILNEQAQLNNGNNTTLNTNLNKVVRRQSLRRKSTLSSLLFGEDEAEALKSKNIKQTELVAALREAIARTAEHFHCLDPRHSSTDLTPDYSMESHQRDHENFLVVSRNRRRRAKALLDFERHDDDELGFRKNDIITIISQKDEHCWVGELNGLRGWFPAKFVEILDERSKEYSLAGDDSVTEAVTDLARGTLCPALKAIFQHGLKKPSILGGPCHPWLFIEEAASREVERDFNSVYSRLVLCKTYRLDEDGKVLTPEELLYRAVQSVNMSHDTAHAQMDVKFRSLACVGLNEQVLHLWLEVLCSSMPAVEKWYHPWSFLRSPGWVQIKCELRVLSKFAFSLSQDCELPEKKEEKEQRPLKEGVQDMLVKHHLFSWDIDG from the exons ATGTCAG GTACCTACACACCAGCCCCCGGGGGGCCCTTCTCCGCTCTCACCCCGAGCATGTGGCCCCAGGACATTTTGGCAAAGTACCATCAA AAAGAGTCCTCAGAACAGCCTGAACACCAGTATGATGAGTTTGGCTTCAGAGTGGACTCTGAAG ACGATGGGAAGCCCAGGTCCTGGCTGGGCTCTGAAGGCTCCCCCCAGCGTGAAGACCCCCAGCAGCGATTGCGCTGGCAAGCCCACCTGGAGTTCACCCACAACCACACGGTGGGCGACCTGACCTGGGAGCTCATTGATCCCGTCCTCTCGCGCTCCGAGCGTCTGCGTTCCCTGGTGCTCGGTGGCATACCGCACAGCATGAGGCCACAG CTATGGATGCGTCTGGCTGGAGCgctgcagaagaagaggacCTCTGAGATCTCTTACAGAGAAATCATTAAGAACAGTTCCAACGATGACACCAGCTCAGCTAAACAG ATAGAGAAGGACCTGTTACGGACTATGCCAACCAATGCGTGTTTCTGCAATATGACCAGTGTGGGAGTGCCGAGGCTCAGACGGGTACTGAAAGGCCTGGCCTGGCTCTACCCAGACATTGGGTACTGTCAGGGCACTGGCATG GTGGTTTCCTGTCTACTGCTCTTTcttgaggaggaggatgtgctATGGATGATGTGTGCCCTGATCGAAGACCTCCTTCCTCCATCCTACTTCTCCTCCACTCTGCTGGGCGTCCAAACGGACCAGAGGGTTCTCCGCCAGCTCATCGTTCAGTACCTGCCGGCCCTCGACCGTCTTCTGCAGGAGCACGACATCG AGTTGTCACTGATCACACTGCACTGGTTCCTGACATCATTCGCCAGCGTGGTGGACATCCGTCTTCTCCTTAGGATCTGGGATCTGCTTTTCTACCAGGGCTCACTGGTGCTCTTCCAGGTCACTCTGGGCATGCTCAAGATCAAG GAGGATGAGCTTGTGTCATCAGAGAACTCCGCGTCCATCTTTAACACTCTGTCGGACTTGCCGAGCCAGCTGAGAGACGGGCCCGCGGTCCTCGGGGAGGCTATGAGACTAGCGGGGACACTGTCCCAGGAAACACTGGAAGCCCACCGGCACAAGCACCTCGCCTACATCCTGAACGAACAGGCACAGCTCAACAACGGCAACAACACAACACTCAACACCAATCTCAACAAG gtggtGAGGAGACAGTCCCTGCGCAGGAAGTCCACCCTGAGCTCCCTGCTGTTTGGGGAGGACGAGGCAGAGGCCCTGAAATCCAAGAACATTAAGCAGACAGAGCTGGTGGCAGCCTTGAGAGAGGCCATAGCTCGCACTGCAGAGCACTTCCACTGTCTGGACCCACGTCACTCCAGCACT GACCTGACCCCTGACTACTCCATGGAGAGCCACCAGCGAGATCATGAAAACTTTCTCGTGGTGTCTCGCAACCGACGGAGACGGGCAAAGGCTTTGCTGGACTTTGAGCGTCATGATGACGACGAACTGGGCTTCAGGaagaatgacatcatcact ATCATCTCACAGAAGGATGAACACTGTTGGGTTGGAGAGCTAAATGGCCTTAGAG GTTGGTTTCCAGCAAAGTTTGTGGAGATCCTAGATGAAAGAAGCAAAGAG TACTCGTTAGCAGGTGATGACTCTGTGACGGAGGCAGTGACCGACCTGGCCAGAGGCACTCTGTGTCCGGCACTCAAGGCCATTTTCCAGCACGGTCTCAAGAAGCCATCTATACTGGGAGGGCCTTGTCATCCTTGGTTGTTCATAGAAGAG GCGGCCAGTCGAGAGGTAGAGAGGGACTTCAACTCCGTCTACTCCAGACTGGTGCTGTGTAAAACCTACAG GTTAGATGAAGATGGGAAAGTCCTAACACCAGAGGAGCTGCTCTACAGA GCGGTGCAGTCAGTCAACATGAGCCACGACACCGCACACGCTCAGATGGACGTCAAGTTTAGGTCTCTCGCCTGCGTCGGCCTCAA TGAGCAGGTGCTGCACCTGTGGTTGGAGGTGTTGTGCTCCAGCATGCCGGCTGTAGAAAAATGGTATCACCCGTGGTCGTTCCTTCGCAGTCCTGGATGGGTACAGATCAAGTGTGAGCTCAG AGTCCTGTCAAAGTTTGCCTTCAGCCTCTCCCAAGATTGTGAGCTACCGGAAAAGAAAGAG GAGAAGGAGCAGAGACCTCTGAAAGAGGGAGTACAAGACATGTTGGTGAAACATCATCTCTTCAGCTGGGACATCGACGGCTAG